From the Halalkalicoccus sp. CGA53 genome, one window contains:
- the mce gene encoding methylmalonyl-CoA epimerase: MHLDHVGIATDDADDLASRFTSLFDAPVAHEENFDRMRICFLALGNGYLELLEPVEDGPISRYLERDGSGIHHLAFATDDIDGALETAVESGIEPIDDEPRPGAWGHDVAFLHPRDTGGVLIEFVSHQ, translated from the coding sequence ATGCACCTCGACCACGTCGGTATCGCGACCGACGACGCCGACGACCTCGCATCGCGCTTCACGTCGCTGTTCGACGCGCCGGTCGCCCACGAGGAGAACTTCGACAGGATGCGAATCTGTTTCCTCGCGCTCGGAAACGGCTACCTCGAACTGCTCGAACCCGTTGAGGACGGGCCGATCTCTCGATACCTGGAGCGAGACGGCTCCGGGATCCACCACCTCGCGTTCGCGACCGACGACATCGACGGCGCGCTCGAGACGGCCGTGGAAAGCGGGATCGAACCGATCGACGACGAGCCCAGACCCGGGGCGTGGGGCCACGACGTGGCGTTCCTCCACCCGCGGGACACCGGTGGTGTGCTGATCGAGTTCGTCTCGCACCAGTAG
- a CDS encoding acyl-CoA mutase large subunit family protein, which produces MFDPEDLAAIREGKARWERETLSPTLDRFGERREAFTTDTEGRDIERLYTPDDVSGLSYDDLGFPGEEPYTRGVYPTMYRGRLWTMRQYAGMGTAEETNERYQYLLSQGQSGLSMAFDLPTQMGYDSDSAMADGEVGKSGVAIDSIHDMRTVFEGIPLDEVSTSMTINAPAAVLLAMYIAVGDEQGVPRAELRGTIQNDILKEYIARNTFIFPPEPSMRVITDIFEFAAVEIPRFNTISISGYHVREAGSTAAQELAFTLGNGIEYVEAAIGAGLDVDSFAPQLSFFFNAHNDVFEEVAKFRAARRMWARIMDERFGAEDPKSRQLKFHTQTAGSTLTAQQVENNVVRVAYQALAAVLGGTQSLHTNGKDEALALPTEKSVRTALRTQQILAHESGAADTIDPLAGSYYVEALTDDLEAEAFSLIAEIDDRGGMRRAIEEGWVQRQIQDVAYERQREIEERERIIVGVNEFEADEEPEMDLEEVTEEDQRRQIARLERAWGARDDGAVEDALAELREAASGEENVMPSIVRAVKAEATTGEICNTLREVFGEHRAASVA; this is translated from the coding sequence ATGTTCGATCCCGAGGACCTGGCGGCGATCCGCGAGGGGAAAGCGCGCTGGGAGCGCGAGACGCTCTCGCCGACGCTCGATCGATTCGGCGAGCGACGGGAGGCGTTCACCACCGACACCGAGGGCCGCGATATCGAACGGCTCTACACACCCGACGACGTCTCCGGCCTCTCCTACGACGACCTCGGGTTCCCGGGCGAAGAGCCGTACACGCGGGGTGTCTACCCGACGATGTACCGCGGGCGGCTCTGGACGATGCGCCAGTACGCCGGGATGGGAACCGCCGAGGAGACGAACGAACGCTACCAGTACCTCCTCTCACAGGGCCAGAGCGGGCTCTCGATGGCGTTCGACCTCCCCACCCAGATGGGCTACGACTCCGACAGCGCGATGGCCGACGGTGAGGTCGGGAAGTCGGGGGTGGCGATCGACTCGATCCACGACATGCGGACCGTCTTCGAGGGGATCCCGCTCGACGAGGTCTCGACGAGCATGACGATCAACGCGCCCGCCGCCGTACTGCTCGCGATGTACATCGCCGTCGGCGACGAACAGGGCGTCCCGAGAGCGGAGCTTCGCGGGACGATCCAGAACGACATCCTGAAGGAGTACATCGCGCGGAACACGTTCATCTTCCCGCCCGAACCCTCGATGCGGGTGATCACCGACATCTTCGAGTTCGCCGCCGTGGAGATCCCCAGATTCAACACGATCTCGATCTCCGGCTACCACGTCCGCGAGGCGGGCTCGACCGCCGCCCAGGAGCTCGCGTTCACGCTCGGAAACGGCATCGAGTACGTCGAGGCGGCGATCGGCGCCGGCCTCGACGTCGACTCGTTCGCCCCGCAGCTCTCCTTCTTCTTCAACGCACACAACGACGTCTTCGAGGAGGTGGCGAAGTTCCGCGCCGCCCGACGGATGTGGGCGCGGATCATGGACGAGCGCTTCGGCGCCGAGGACCCGAAGTCGAGACAGCTGAAGTTCCACACCCAGACGGCGGGTTCGACGCTCACCGCACAGCAGGTCGAGAACAACGTCGTCCGGGTCGCCTACCAGGCGCTCGCCGCCGTCCTCGGAGGGACCCAGAGCCTCCACACGAACGGGAAGGACGAGGCGCTCGCGCTCCCGACGGAGAAGTCGGTCCGGACGGCGCTTCGCACCCAGCAGATCCTCGCCCACGAGTCGGGTGCCGCCGACACGATCGACCCGCTCGCGGGCAGCTACTACGTCGAGGCCCTGACGGACGACCTGGAGGCCGAGGCGTTCTCGCTCATCGCGGAGATCGACGACCGTGGCGGGATGCGCCGGGCGATCGAGGAGGGCTGGGTCCAGCGCCAGATCCAGGACGTCGCCTACGAGCGCCAGCGAGAGATCGAAGAGCGCGAGCGGATCATCGTCGGCGTCAACGAGTTCGAGGCCGACGAGGAGCCCGAGATGGACCTCGAGGAGGTCACGGAGGAGGACCAGCGACGGCAGATCGCCCGGTTGGAGCGCGCCTGGGGAGCGCGGGACGACGGTGCAGTCGAGGACGCCCTCGCCGAACTCCGCGAGGCGGCGAGCGGCGAGGAGAACGTGATGCCGTCGATCGTCCGGGCGGTGAAAGCCGAGGCGACGACGGGCGAGATCTGTAACACGCTGCGCGAGGTCTTTGGCGAACACCGCGCGGCGAGCGTCGCCTGA
- a CDS encoding DUF5789 family protein: MSDEDDEEETPAVELGEGESVEGAPLARVTSRLTWPQQKSEVVRKEGESVIRTPDGPRSVEDVLSEVETAYFASRREFTEAVQSVVGTGPVPTE, encoded by the coding sequence ATGAGCGACGAGGACGACGAGGAGGAGACGCCGGCGGTCGAACTCGGTGAGGGCGAGTCCGTCGAGGGCGCACCGCTCGCGCGTGTCACCTCCCGTCTCACCTGGCCACAGCAGAAGAGCGAGGTCGTCAGAAAGGAAGGCGAGAGCGTGATCCGAACGCCCGACGGCCCACGGTCCGTCGAGGACGTGCTCTCGGAGGTCGAGACGGCCTACTTCGCCTCGCGACGCGAGTTCACGGAGGCGGTCCAGTCCGTCGTCGGGACCGGTCCCGTCCCGACCGAGTAG
- a CDS encoding CPBP family intramembrane glutamic endopeptidase codes for MSVRRSLPDAFSLPWVHRALVLGPVVLFLGHQWLAPTLEARVVRDTAIYIVIPLGVAALHGRRIGWRIDRLAIRDAVLLSAFVAPFYVVGSTLPTIREYYPMWQVSPAIGEFLPHAVMLFVVALATETYYRGLLCVGVREIGFKCVFISPIVYALMHSTKPPIELALSGPTDVLFGAVDYHADSILPSTVAHGFGLVLLDWLVLHDPVIDPETTLRWLSWLPMPL; via the coding sequence GTGTCGGTCCGTCGGTCCCTCCCCGACGCGTTCTCGCTGCCGTGGGTCCACCGCGCGCTCGTCCTCGGACCGGTGGTGCTCTTTCTCGGCCACCAGTGGCTCGCGCCTACACTGGAGGCAAGGGTCGTCCGCGACACGGCCATCTACATCGTGATCCCACTGGGGGTCGCCGCGCTCCACGGTCGACGGATCGGCTGGCGGATCGATCGGCTGGCGATCCGGGACGCCGTCCTCCTCTCCGCGTTCGTCGCCCCCTTCTACGTCGTGGGTTCGACGCTGCCGACGATCCGCGAGTACTACCCGATGTGGCAGGTCTCGCCCGCGATCGGCGAGTTCCTCCCCCACGCAGTGATGCTGTTCGTCGTCGCGCTCGCGACCGAGACCTACTACAGGGGTCTGCTCTGTGTCGGCGTGCGCGAGATCGGCTTCAAGTGCGTGTTCATCTCGCCGATCGTCTACGCGCTCATGCACTCGACGAAGCCCCCGATCGAACTCGCGCTCTCGGGGCCGACGGACGTACTCTTCGGCGCGGTCGACTACCACGCGGACTCGATCCTGCCCTCGACGGTGGCCCACGGCTTCGGCCTCGTGCTGCTCGACTGGCTCGTGCTCCACGACCCGGTGATCGACCCGGAGACGACGCTCCGGTGGCTCTCGTGGCTCCCGATGCCACTGTGA
- a CDS encoding sodium-dependent transporter, translating into MATEAKTAREEWGTRFGFLMAMIGAMVGVGNIWRFPFVTGENGGGAFILAFLVLLFLLAVPGLMAEVALGRYTGKGVIGSIRECVGTGGLVGLGLVVVLVNFALMTYYAPVVGWTLYYMLHSFLFTFTATGFDAGGFLDAFFANPAAMIAMHTVVMGIVAGVLFLGIKDGVERLVVVAVPALVVALGAIAIRAVTLPGAGEGLAFTFTVQWEYLTFSDTWIAALGQALFSTGLGWGIAITVGSYLRDYDDVPLGGGVFTAIGEASIGILAAFAIFPLVFAYGLDPAGGAGLAFVSLVQVFPEMPGGGLWAILFFTGFFLAAITSAIVITEVLVTTINEETRLSRGQTVLAVCGVIWLFGLPSAYSVEFLDFVDLVFANWGLPLATLCIIIAIGWFFGPERLRLLSVNQNAGVHVGSWWNPIVKYVIPIVMVFIMAFFAWENRGEDIMIAGMVVLVTFPIVGYLVMRYVEGRERPPEPAGAAGGDD; encoded by the coding sequence ATGGCAACCGAAGCGAAGACGGCCAGAGAGGAGTGGGGGACTCGCTTTGGCTTCTTGATGGCGATGATCGGAGCGATGGTCGGGGTGGGGAACATCTGGCGGTTCCCGTTCGTCACCGGTGAGAACGGCGGTGGGGCGTTCATCCTCGCCTTCCTCGTCCTGCTGTTCCTGCTCGCGGTGCCGGGGCTCATGGCGGAAGTCGCGCTGGGACGCTACACCGGAAAGGGCGTGATCGGCTCGATCCGCGAGTGCGTCGGCACCGGCGGACTGGTCGGTCTCGGGCTGGTCGTGGTGCTGGTGAACTTCGCGCTGATGACGTACTACGCGCCGGTCGTCGGCTGGACGCTCTACTACATGCTCCACTCGTTCCTCTTTACCTTCACCGCGACCGGCTTCGACGCCGGCGGGTTCCTCGACGCGTTCTTCGCGAACCCGGCGGCGATGATCGCGATGCACACGGTCGTCATGGGCATCGTCGCCGGGGTGTTGTTCCTCGGGATCAAAGACGGCGTCGAGCGGCTCGTCGTCGTCGCGGTGCCGGCGCTCGTCGTCGCGCTCGGGGCGATCGCGATCCGCGCGGTCACCCTCCCCGGCGCGGGCGAGGGACTCGCGTTCACCTTCACCGTCCAGTGGGAGTACCTCACGTTCAGCGACACCTGGATCGCCGCGCTCGGCCAGGCGCTCTTCTCTACCGGCCTCGGCTGGGGGATCGCGATCACCGTCGGGAGCTACCTGCGGGACTACGACGACGTCCCGCTCGGCGGCGGGGTGTTCACCGCGATCGGCGAAGCCTCGATCGGTATCCTCGCCGCCTTCGCCATCTTCCCGCTCGTCTTCGCCTACGGGCTCGACCCGGCGGGGGGCGCGGGGCTGGCGTTCGTCTCGCTCGTCCAGGTCTTCCCCGAGATGCCCGGTGGCGGGCTCTGGGCGATCCTCTTCTTCACGGGCTTCTTCCTCGCGGCGATCACCTCCGCGATCGTCATCACGGAGGTGCTGGTCACCACGATCAACGAAGAGACCCGGCTCTCGCGCGGCCAGACCGTGCTCGCGGTCTGTGGGGTGATCTGGCTGTTCGGCCTTCCGAGCGCCTACTCCGTCGAGTTCCTCGACTTCGTCGACCTCGTCTTCGCGAACTGGGGGCTGCCGCTCGCGACGCTCTGTATCATCATCGCGATCGGCTGGTTCTTCGGCCCCGAGCGCCTGCGCCTGCTCTCGGTGAACCAGAACGCCGGCGTCCACGTCGGGAGCTGGTGGAACCCGATCGTGAAGTACGTCATCCCGATCGTGATGGTGTTCATCATGGCCTTCTTCGCGTGGGAGAACCGCGGTGAGGACATCATGATCGCCGGGATGGTCGTGCTCGTGACGTTCCCGATCGTCGGCTACCTCGTGATGCGGTACGTGGAGGGGCGCGAACGCCCACCCGAACCCGCCGGCGCTGCCGGAGGTGACGACTGA
- a CDS encoding GNAT family N-acetyltransferase, with protein MYVRDARKHEEVWLLDRIEEMGLDGLAFRSRDYVIALDEETGERAGFGRTRLHKLDEEFCELTSLGVIEPWRGQGVGAHVIERLLDHASDDGFERVYAFVSTPEYFEGFGFERIDEAALPEGLRERLDRKRERTMPDAVPTAIETERFEMPARLRERFKEARPQGEGDEDEGAVNELAEEFGIDPESATYKYDTGR; from the coding sequence ATGTACGTTCGAGACGCGAGAAAACACGAGGAGGTCTGGCTGCTCGACCGCATCGAGGAGATGGGGCTCGACGGGCTCGCGTTTCGTTCCCGGGACTACGTGATCGCCCTCGACGAGGAGACCGGCGAGCGCGCCGGCTTCGGCCGGACTCGGCTCCACAAACTCGACGAGGAGTTCTGCGAGCTGACGAGCCTCGGCGTGATCGAGCCCTGGCGCGGACAGGGCGTCGGCGCGCACGTGATCGAACGCCTGCTGGATCACGCCTCGGACGACGGGTTCGAGCGGGTCTACGCGTTCGTCTCCACGCCGGAGTACTTCGAGGGGTTCGGCTTCGAGCGGATCGACGAGGCCGCGCTCCCGGAGGGGCTGCGCGAGCGCCTCGACCGGAAACGCGAGCGGACGATGCCCGACGCGGTCCCCACCGCCATCGAGACCGAGCGGTTCGAGATGCCCGCCCGCCTGCGCGAGCGGTTCAAGGAGGCACGACCGCAGGGGGAGGGGGACGAGGACGAGGGTGCGGTGAACGAACTCGCGGAGGAGTTCGGTATCGACCCGGAGTCGGCGACCTACAAGTACGACACCGGGCGCTGA
- a CDS encoding beta-CASP ribonuclease aCPSF1, translating to MSAVDQKLDDLKATIRNEIPNDISVSDVTYEGPELVVYTRDPKKFARQDDLIRNLASKLRKRITVRPDPDVLAAPERAAEKIRSVVPEEAGISDLDFHADTGEVVIEAQKPGMVIGRHGSTLRQITQEVGWTPEVVRTPPIESPTVSNVRNFLKQERDDRRDILERVGRQIHREQLSSEQWVRITTLGCCREVGRAAFVLSTADTRILIDCGDKPGSEGEVPYLQVPEALGSGAHSIDAVVLTHAHLDHSALLPLLFKYGYDGPIYTTEPTRDLMGLLQLDYLDVAAKEGRAPPYESEMVRETIKHTIPVEYGDVTDIAPDVKLTFHNAGHILGSAVSHFHIGNGLYNVAFTGDIHYSETRLLNGAVNDFPRVETLVMESTYGGRNDYQTDQGDAERALIELVTETYDRGGKVLIPAFAVGRSQEIMLVLEEAMRTGKIPEMPIHLDGMIWEATAIHTTYPEYLNDDLRSRIFHTDKNPFLAEQFNHIDEGEDERQEVASGDPCIVLSTSGMVTGGPIMSWLELLGPDPDTTMVFVGYQAHGTLGRRIQNGWDEVPMNGDGGRSRHLKLQFDVETVDGFSGHADRNGLMNFVRTMNPRPEKVLCVHGDERSVQDLSSALYHEFNIRTFAPKNLETFRFV from the coding sequence ATGAGTGCAGTGGACCAGAAACTCGACGACCTGAAAGCAACGATCAGAAACGAGATCCCCAACGACATCTCCGTCTCGGACGTCACCTACGAGGGACCGGAGCTCGTCGTCTACACGCGCGATCCGAAGAAGTTCGCGCGACAGGACGACCTCATCCGGAACCTCGCGAGCAAGCTCCGAAAGCGGATCACCGTCCGACCGGACCCGGACGTGCTCGCGGCACCCGAGCGCGCCGCGGAGAAGATCCGATCCGTCGTCCCCGAGGAGGCCGGGATCAGTGACCTCGACTTCCACGCCGACACCGGCGAGGTGGTGATCGAGGCACAGAAGCCGGGGATGGTGATCGGCCGGCACGGCTCGACGCTCAGACAGATCACCCAGGAGGTGGGCTGGACGCCCGAGGTCGTCCGCACGCCGCCGATCGAGTCCCCGACCGTCTCGAACGTCAGGAACTTCCTGAAACAGGAGCGCGACGACCGGCGTGACATCCTCGAACGCGTCGGCAGGCAGATCCACCGCGAACAGCTCTCGAGCGAGCAGTGGGTCCGGATCACCACCCTCGGCTGCTGTCGCGAGGTCGGACGCGCCGCGTTCGTCCTCTCGACGGCCGACACCCGGATCCTGATCGACTGTGGCGACAAACCCGGGTCCGAGGGCGAGGTGCCCTACCTCCAAGTCCCCGAGGCGCTCGGCTCGGGCGCCCACTCCATCGACGCGGTCGTGCTGACCCACGCCCACCTTGACCACTCGGCGCTCCTCCCGCTGCTGTTCAAGTACGGCTACGACGGGCCGATCTACACCACCGAACCGACCCGCGACCTGATGGGGCTGCTCCAGCTCGACTACCTCGACGTCGCGGCGAAGGAGGGCCGCGCCCCGCCGTACGAGTCGGAGATGGTCCGCGAGACGATCAAACACACCATCCCCGTCGAGTACGGCGACGTCACCGACATCGCGCCGGACGTGAAACTCACCTTCCACAACGCGGGCCACATCCTCGGCAGCGCGGTGAGCCACTTCCACATCGGAAACGGCCTCTACAACGTCGCGTTCACGGGCGACATCCACTACTCCGAGACTCGCCTCCTCAACGGCGCGGTCAACGACTTCCCGCGGGTGGAGACGCTCGTGATGGAGTCGACCTACGGCGGGCGAAACGACTACCAGACCGACCAGGGCGACGCCGAGCGCGCGCTGATCGAGTTGGTCACGGAGACCTACGACCGCGGCGGGAAGGTGCTGATCCCGGCGTTCGCGGTCGGTCGATCCCAGGAGATCATGCTCGTCCTGGAGGAGGCGATGCGGACGGGGAAGATCCCCGAGATGCCGATCCACCTGGACGGGATGATCTGGGAGGCGACGGCGATCCACACTACCTACCCCGAGTACCTGAACGACGACCTCCGCTCGCGGATCTTCCACACCGACAAGAACCCGTTCCTCGCCGAGCAGTTCAACCACATCGACGAGGGCGAGGACGAGCGCCAAGAGGTCGCGAGCGGCGACCCCTGTATCGTCCTCTCGACCTCGGGGATGGTCACCGGCGGGCCGATCATGTCATGGCTTGAGCTCCTGGGACCGGACCCGGACACGACGATGGTCTTCGTCGGCTACCAGGCCCACGGGACGCTCGGCCGGCGGATCCAGAACGGCTGGGACGAGGTGCCGATGAACGGCGACGGTGGCCGCTCGCGCCACCTCAAACTCCAGTTCGACGTGGAGACCGTCGACGGCTTCTCCGGTCACGCCGACCGGAACGGGCTGATGAACTTCGTCCGGACGATGAACCCCCGTCCCGAGAAGGTGCTCTGTGTCCACGGTGACGAGCGCTCGGTCCAGGACCTCTCCTCGGCGCTGTATCACGAGTTCAACATCCGGACGTTCGCGCCGAAGAACCTGGAGACGTTCCGGTTCGTCTGA
- a CDS encoding CPBP family intramembrane glutamic endopeptidase, whose product MNGEDESRRGQGTEHRALIAFFGLTFLFSWSLWLPKVAVATGFSASGFLAPAIAWAATLPEVGAFGPTVAALVLVYAYSGRSGVVRLLGRALDRSFSRLWFVPALVLFPILALTALGVAVVSGVEPTVPWVDEAYVLPIAFVFVLLLGGPLQEEFGWRGYALDPLVERFGALSASLGLGLVWGIWHLPWFYMPSMTLYYQRPLVGFLVTITLLSVVMTWVYANTGGSLAPVILLHASFNWSLWAFPAIESDVGGQAFIALLAGVVLYVLLRHGPTNFSSSGPIPAGGVERL is encoded by the coding sequence ATGAACGGGGAGGACGAATCGCGCCGCGGGCAAGGGACGGAACACCGGGCGCTGATCGCCTTCTTCGGGCTGACGTTTCTCTTCTCGTGGTCGTTGTGGCTCCCGAAGGTCGCCGTCGCTACCGGGTTCTCGGCCTCAGGTTTCCTCGCTCCGGCGATCGCGTGGGCGGCGACGCTGCCGGAAGTCGGCGCGTTCGGACCCACCGTGGCGGCGCTCGTCCTCGTCTACGCGTACAGCGGACGCTCCGGCGTCGTTCGCCTCCTCGGACGGGCGCTCGACCGCTCGTTCTCACGTCTCTGGTTCGTCCCGGCACTCGTCCTGTTCCCGATCCTCGCCCTGACGGCGCTCGGTGTCGCCGTCGTCTCCGGTGTCGAACCGACCGTCCCGTGGGTGGACGAGGCGTACGTGCTCCCGATCGCGTTCGTCTTCGTCCTCCTGCTCGGCGGTCCGCTCCAGGAGGAGTTCGGGTGGCGGGGGTACGCGCTCGACCCGTTGGTCGAACGGTTCGGCGCGCTCTCGGCGAGCCTCGGACTGGGGCTGGTCTGGGGGATCTGGCACCTCCCGTGGTTCTACATGCCCTCCATGACGCTCTACTACCAGCGGCCGCTCGTCGGCTTCCTGGTCACGATCACGCTGCTGTCGGTCGTCATGACCTGGGTGTACGCGAACACCGGGGGGAGCCTCGCCCCCGTGATCCTGCTCCACGCGTCGTTCAACTGGTCGCTGTGGGCGTTCCCCGCGATCGAGTCCGACGTCGGGGGGCAGGCGTTCATCGCGCTGCTCGCCGGCGTGGTCCTCTACGTTCTTCTCCGCCACGGACCCACGAACTTCTCCTCGTCAGGGCCGATACCGGCCGGTGGCGTGGAGCGACTGTAG
- the surE gene encoding 5'/3'-nucleotidase SurE has product MSQLRVLLTNDDGIDSPGLHALADALAPLAEVTTVAPATNQSGVGRERSKTVSAEEHDRGTAIDGTPADCVAYALRGLETEFDLVVSGCNLGPNVGSYLLGRSGTVGAAVEAAFLGVPAIAVSGYHHAEFFPPEGSPYEFPGEATAFLAERALNGEFEGVDYLNVNAPIEGRGPMRVTEPVGDYDTAVDPSGEELSLQDTFWARAETNGSLPDLAACAELYPIGSDRRAIAEGEVSVSPFRVPQSVVESDALSGAVGSF; this is encoded by the coding sequence ATGAGTCAGCTACGGGTCCTCCTGACGAACGACGACGGCATCGACAGCCCCGGTCTCCACGCGCTGGCCGACGCGCTCGCCCCGCTCGCCGAGGTGACGACCGTCGCCCCAGCGACGAACCAGAGCGGCGTCGGCCGCGAGCGCTCGAAGACGGTTTCCGCCGAGGAACACGACCGGGGCACCGCGATCGACGGGACCCCCGCCGACTGCGTCGCCTACGCCCTCCGTGGGCTGGAGACCGAGTTCGATCTGGTGGTCTCGGGCTGCAACCTCGGACCGAACGTCGGATCGTACCTGCTCGGGCGGTCGGGGACCGTCGGCGCGGCCGTCGAGGCGGCCTTTCTCGGCGTGCCGGCGATCGCCGTCTCGGGCTACCACCACGCCGAGTTCTTCCCGCCCGAAGGGAGCCCGTACGAGTTCCCGGGCGAGGCGACCGCGTTCCTCGCCGAGCGCGCGCTCAACGGCGAGTTCGAGGGCGTCGACTACCTCAACGTGAACGCGCCTATCGAGGGGCGCGGACCGATGCGTGTCACCGAACCGGTCGGCGACTACGACACCGCGGTCGACCCCTCGGGCGAGGAGCTCTCGCTCCAGGACACGTTCTGGGCGCGGGCCGAGACGAACGGCTCGCTGCCGGATCTCGCCGCCTGTGCCGAGCTCTACCCGATCGGCAGCGACCGCCGGGCGATCGCGGAGGGCGAGGTGAGCGTCAGCCCGTTTCGGGTACCGCAGTCGGTGGTCGAGAGCGACGCGCTCTCCGGCGCCGTCGGGTCGTTCTAG
- a CDS encoding disulfide bond formation protein B yields the protein MIDERPSVRLWLAAATLVAAVATVWSLWLSLGLGLVPCDLCWYQRILMYPLVAVLGVAAVESRSEVDRTALALSVPGIAVAAYHSWIQYAGAESAACSVGGGCAAVQYEVLGLSTPNLSLVAFAIVVVLVVSAGRAGG from the coding sequence ATGATCGATGAGAGGCCCTCGGTCAGGCTCTGGCTCGCGGCCGCCACCCTCGTCGCCGCGGTCGCCACGGTTTGGAGCCTCTGGCTCAGCCTGGGGCTCGGTCTCGTCCCGTGTGACCTCTGCTGGTACCAGCGGATCCTCATGTACCCGCTCGTGGCCGTCCTCGGGGTCGCCGCGGTCGAGTCACGCTCCGAGGTCGATCGAACGGCCCTCGCGCTCTCGGTTCCGGGGATCGCGGTCGCCGCCTACCACTCCTGGATCCAGTACGCCGGGGCCGAGAGCGCCGCCTGCTCGGTCGGTGGTGGCTGCGCCGCGGTCCAGTACGAAGTACTCGGACTCTCGACGCCGAACCTCTCGCTCGTCGCCTTCGCGATCGTAGTCGTCCTGGTCGTCTCGGCGGGACGCGCGGGGGGCTGA
- a CDS encoding thioredoxin domain-containing protein, giving the protein MAVAGSTVLGLGVASGAASAASNAPVLSGREYPTFGTNPDAPTATIYGSFNCPFTARAVDDTLDGIVNDFVETGQLNLEWQPLEYNPTNTSSPYISQNGVQAGQAALAVWNNDPESFPAFFDRVYRSMPGQTNPGTLEGWMGDAGVSSPTSNIGGYDSDLRSIAGGATSAVGSGPIPVIELGGDTTNPRHQHVFGWLDARVDDADATGGGGEEEEPEEAEPEPEPEEEEAESEEAESEEVEEEPEPEPEEEKESKSTDDGDDDANICAFLA; this is encoded by the coding sequence ATGGCAGTAGCGGGAAGCACAGTCCTCGGCCTCGGCGTGGCCAGCGGCGCGGCGAGCGCGGCCTCGAACGCACCGGTTCTCTCCGGTCGCGAGTACCCGACGTTCGGGACGAACCCGGACGCCCCCACCGCGACGATCTACGGCAGTTTCAACTGTCCGTTCACCGCTCGTGCGGTCGACGACACGCTCGACGGGATCGTAAACGACTTCGTCGAGACGGGCCAGCTCAACCTCGAGTGGCAGCCGCTCGAGTACAACCCGACCAACACGAGTTCACCCTACATCTCCCAGAACGGCGTGCAGGCCGGTCAGGCCGCACTCGCCGTCTGGAACAACGACCCCGAGTCGTTCCCGGCCTTCTTCGACCGCGTCTACCGATCGATGCCGGGACAGACCAACCCGGGCACGCTCGAGGGCTGGATGGGTGACGCCGGCGTCTCCTCGCCCACTTCGAACATCGGCGGCTACGACAGCGACCTGCGATCGATCGCCGGCGGCGCCACGTCGGCCGTCGGCAGCGGCCCGATCCCGGTGATCGAACTCGGTGGGGACACCACGAACCCCCGACACCAGCACGTCTTCGGCTGGCTCGACGCGCGAGTCGACGACGCGGACGCTACGGGTGGCGGCGGCGAAGAGGAGGAGCCGGAAGAAGCGGAACCGGAGCCCGAACCGGAAGAAGAAGAAGCGGAGTCGGAAGAAGCGGAGTCGGAAGAAGTGGAAGAAGAGCCGGAACCCGAACCGGAAGAGGAGAAGGAATCCAAATCGACCGACGACGGCGACGATGACGCCAACATCTGCGCGTTCCTCGCCTGA